A single Musa acuminata AAA Group cultivar baxijiao chromosome BXJ2-1, Cavendish_Baxijiao_AAA, whole genome shotgun sequence DNA region contains:
- the LOC135597988 gene encoding acyl carrier protein 2, mitochondrial-like, translating to MAAVRSAILRHLRLRVVSSAPQVSSPFASLLRCGFSDEVKGSFLDKSEVADRIITVVKNFQKVDPSKVTSNAHFQKDLGLDSLDTVEVVMALEEEFGFEIPDSEADKIDCIKVAVDFIASHPQAK from the exons aTGGCGGCGGTGCGAAGCGCGATTCTGAGACACTTGAGGCTGCGGGTGGTCTCATCGGCGCCGCAGGTGTCCTCTCCCTTCGCTAGCCTCCTTCGTTGCGGCTTCTCTGACGAGGTGAAGGGCTCCTTCCTCGATAAATCTGAGGTTGCTGATCGGATCATCACCGTCGTCAAGAACTTCCAGAAGGTCGATCCCTCCAAG GTCACATCAAATGCTCATTTCCAGAAGGATCTAGGTCTTGACAGTTTAGACACCGTGGAGGTTGTCATGGCTCTTGAAGAAGAATTTGGGTTTGAAATCCCCGACAGTGAAGCAGACAAGATTGACTGCATAAAAGTTGCCGTTGACTTCATCGCCTCGCATCCCCAGGCAAAATGA
- the LOC135598329 gene encoding uncharacterized protein LOC135598329: MATVRLRIRAARVPSSSPPLPPLLARLSRTHSTTTDAAPDDASPPPVPHRRYPPPRPHEFSKPCELIGTWTPGANPREAAARLDRLHRDYRKQMKQVRAKYAYEMELLRIENQRKDDARREAARLANVERKKAKAAAAETRAAERKAFKEELRLTLLKERTLKLESWRAKENLREEKEAEKKELLRRQSSVWIKDENFERRMLEAIVDTTPL, translated from the exons ATGGCCACCGTTCGCCTCCGCATCCGCGCCGCCCGCGTCCCTTCCTCGTCCCCCCCGCTGCCTCCGCTCCTCGCTCGATTATCGCGAACGCATTCCACCACCACCGACGCCGCTCCCGACGATGCCTCGCCGCCTCCCGTGCCCCATCGCCGCTACCCACCCCCTCGGCCGCACGAGTTCTCTAAGCCGTGCGAGCTCATCGGGACCTGGACTCCAGGCGCCAACCCTCGGGAGGCGGCGGCGAGGCTTGATCGGCTGCATCGGGACTACAGGAAGCAGATGAAGCAGGTCCGAGCCAAGTACGCGTACGAGATGGAGCTGCTGAGGATCGAGAACCAGCGCAAGGATGATGCCCGGCGTGAGGCTGCTCGCCTTGCCAACGTGGAGCGGAAGAAGGCGAAGGCTGCTGCAGCCGAGACCCGCGCTGCGGAACGGAAAGCCTTCAAGGAGGAGCTTCGCCTAACCCTA TTGAAAGAAAGAACTCTGAAATTGGAAAGTTGGAGGGCAAAAGAGAATCTGAGGGAAGAAAAGGAAGCCGAGAAAAAAGAGCTTTTACGTCGCCAGAGTTCCGTGTGGATTAAGGATGAAAACTTTGAGAGAAGAATGCTGGAGGCAATAGTTGATACCACACCCCTGTAG
- the LOC135598330 gene encoding homeobox protein LUMINIDEPENDENS-like — protein MALVVAESAGALVELDVGDSMQSLARLVDSQRELFHSQIDQLQQLVVAQCKLTGVNPLAQEMAAGALSIRIGKRPRDLLNPKAVKYLQSVFSIKDTIGKKETRELSALCGVTVSQVREFFAGQRSRVRKLVRLSREKATRLEASKISNEEHSSSSDQLKPISKEPSGNAADALVIREIKPFPDNTGTLGTVKIDQQDIPNSTGLVKVEEGCRSLSQEKTVPVVDSDDKEFLDNIFNLMRKEDTFSGQVKLLEWVLCIQNTAVLIWFSNNGGISILATWLSQAATEEQTTMLLVIFKVLYHLPLHKALPVHMSAIVPAVNRLRFYRTSDISNRARILLSRWSKVFKKSQALKRPLVSSSNTAEIEALHKKRMGGFLGDELCQSKVDIPEFILSLTGGTEITRTTEPKQTLKLLPASSDSSKKHDRSVSLTKFKERRKVLLVEQPDHKAGGRSAQVVRMVSSNHSRPMSADDIQKAKLRAMFMQHKYGKADPSSSGSKSQKNEDLKASSASQTNNIMSECKSPQDPPLIKEENSITVSTTDNLLNESETLINSNPDSTPKQVSSGMLNCKLIQWKIPPVMQMNVEWSVGAGENSKEVDAQTQRTRREKETLSSRLQDIPHDPKEPWDLEMDFDDSLTPEIPTEQPPDADVEEGPSSSPVKQVDEAPATVSAPVTTTASVPSTSDGAPEPDLELLAVLLKNPDLVFALTSTQGKNLSSEEMVALLDMLKRNGVALTGMLNEVAQPEGKSHPETTPQVQEPPASLPSPTPPSEAARGRWRSEFPVFSRTPVLQPHLPGNRPAAAPPVAAPGLAPSILSMPQVTAAIDSARQIFPSSSLLPPVSSSAPALPPQTPYAMYPMQQSTVPDFGLPNTAVISSMPRHGSFDHGPSSISGIPSLPTLPHTLQAAHPLPKFEASRAPAWPPAPGAAAAVVRRDTTPDRCFPIQNSYGSHPSGPAPSSHLLPGRRRGEDRNGIELEARSPTGGPATTFPELQGGWSYNDGSRRDSGWDKRPEWSRQQAPVSRDRHWSGGGDKRWRDHDHGRRR, from the exons ATGGCACTTGTCGTGGCGGAGTCGGCGGGTGCGCTCGTGGAATTGGACGTCGGCGACTCGATGCAGTCTTTGGCGCGGCTCGTCGACTCCCAGAGGGAGCTCTTCCATTCCCAGATCGATCAGCTTCAGCAGCTTGTTGTCGCCCAATGCAAGCTCACCGGGGTGAACCCCCTCGCCCAAGAAATG GCTGCTGGTGCATTATCAATACGAATTG GGAAACGGCCAAGGGATTTGTTGAACCCTAAAGCAGTCAAGTACCTGCAGTCAGTTTTCTCTATCAAGGATACAATTGGGAAAAAAGAAACTCGTGAACTCAGTGCCCTTTGTGGGGTTACAGTGTCGCAG GTCAGAGAATTTTTTGCTGGTCAGCGCTCAAGAGTGAGAAAGCTTGTTCGCTTGTCACGTGAGAAAGCAACTAGATTGGAAGCATCCAAAATATCCAATGAAGAACATTCATCAAGTTCAGACCAGCTGAAGCCTATCAGCAAAGAGCCATCAGGAAATGCTGCTGATGCTCTTGTTATTAGGGAGATTAAACCGTTTCCTGATAACACTGGAACTCTTGGTACTGTTAAAATTGACCAGCAGGACATTCCGAACTCAACCGGCCTTGTGAAAGTTGAAGAAGGCTGCCGATCCTTGTCGCAGGAAAAAACTGTTCCTGTTGTTGACTCTGATGATAAGGAGTTTTTAGACAACATATTCAATTTGATGAGAAAGGAAGATACATTTTCTGGGCAGGTCAAGTTGCTGGAATGGGTTCTCTGCATTCAAAACACTGCAGTTTTGATTTG GTTTTCAAATAACGGTGGCATCAGCATTTTGGCGACATGGTTGAGCCAAGCGGCTACTGAAGAGCAAACTACCATGCTTCTTGTCATTTTTAAG GTTCTATATCACCTGCCACTACACAAAGCTTTGCCAGTGCACATGTCTGCTATAGTGCCAGCTGTTAACAGGTTGCGATTTTATAGGACATCAG ACATATCAAACAGGGCAAGGATCCTTCTTTCTCGATGGAGCAAAGTATTCAAGAAAAGCCAGGCTTTAAAGAGACCTCTTGTTAGTTCCTCCAATACAGCAGAGATAGAGGCACTTCATAAAAAGAG GATGGGTGGCTTTCTTGGTGACGAGTTATGCCAGTCCAAAGTTGACATTCCT GAGTTTATTCTTTCCCTAACTGGAGGTACAGAAATAACCAG AACAACAGAGCCTAAACAGACACTAAAGCTGCTTCCAGCATCTTCTGACTCGAGTAAAAAGCATGACCGGAGTGTCTCATTGACCA AATTCAAAGAACGTAGAAAAGTTCTACTGGTTGAACAGCCTGATCATAAGGCTGGAGGTAGAAGTGCACAGGTCGTAAGAATGGTATCTTCAAACCATAGCCGCCCAATGTCTGCTGATGATATACAGAAAGCAAAGTTGCGTGCAATGTTTATGCAACATAAGTATGGAAAAGCAGATCCATCCAGTAGTGGAAGTAAGTCACAGAAAAATGAAGATCTCAAGGCATCTTCTGCTTCTCAGACCAACAATATTATGTCTGAGTGTAAATCACCTCAAGATCCTCCACTGATAAAAGAGGAAAATAGCATAACAGTTTCCACAACAGACAATCTTCTCAATGAGTCTGAGACTTTGATCAATTCAAATCCAGATTCAACTCCAAAGCAAGTATCTTCAGGGATGCTAAATTGCAAGCTGATTCAATGGAAGATACCACCAG TGATGCAGATGAATGTAGAGTGGAGTGTGGGCGCGGGGGAGAACAGCAAGGAAGTTGATGCCCAAACACAGAGAACACGTCGAGAGAAGGAAACCTTGTCTTCTCGCCTCCAAGACATCCCGCACGATCCAAAGGAGCCATGGGACCTGGAAATGGACTTCGATGACAGCTTGACGCCAGAAATCCCCACAGAGCAGCCGCCAGATGCTGATGTTGAAGAAGGCCCTTCCTCCTCTCCTGTTAAACAGGTTGATGAAGCCCCTGCGACTGTGTCAGCTCCTGTCACCACCACCGCCTCTGTTCCATCAACCAGTGACGGGGCTCCAGAGCCGGACCTCGAGTTGCTCGCCGTGCTGCTGAAGAACCCAGACCTCGTCTTTGCTTTGACTTCTACCCAGGGGAAGAACCTCAGCAGCGAGGAGATGGTGGCGCTGCTCGATATGCTCAAGAGAAACGGCGTCGCCTTGACTGGTATGTTGAACGAGGTAGCACAGCCGGAGGGGAAGAGTCATCCTGAAACAACTCCCCAGGTGCAGGAACCACCGGCTTCTCTTCCGTCCCCAACTCCTCCGTCGGAAGCTGCGAGA GGCCGCTGGAGATCAGAGTTCCCGGTGTTTTCGAGGACTCCGGTGCTGCAGCCTCATCTTCCCGGCAACAGGCCTGCAGCAGCTCCTCCGGTTGCGGCTCCTGGTTTGGCACCATCGATCTTATCGATGCCACAAGTGACAGCGGCAATTGATTCAGCAAGGCAAATCTTTCCATCCTCGAGTCTTCTTCCCCCAGTCTCCAGTTCGGCCCCCGCTTTACCTCCCCAGACACCGTACGCCATGTATCCGATGCAACAGTCTACGGTTCCTGACTTCGGTTTGCCCAACACAGCAGTCATCTCCTCGATGCCTCGACATGGCTCGTTCGATCACGGCCCCTCTTCCATTTCGGGTATTCCCTCCTTACCTACTTTGCCTCACACACTTCAAGCAGCCCATCCCCTACCCAAGTTTGAGGCCTCAAGAGCTCCGGCATGGCCTCCTGCTCCTGGTGCCGCCGCTGCGGTTGTGAGGCGGGACACAACACCAGATAGATGTTTTCCGATCCAAAACAGCTACGGTTCTCACCCCAGCGGCCCTGCGCCATCGTCCCATCTGCTTCCTGGCCGTAGAAGAGGGGAGGACAGGAACGGGATTGAGTTGGAGGCTCGGAGCCCCACCGGCGGTCCGGCAACAACGTTCCCCGAGTTGCAGGGTGGCTGGAGCTACAACGACGGGTCGAGAAGGGACAGTGGGTGGGATAAGAGGCCGGAATGGTCAAGGCAGCAGGCTCCTGTGAGTCGGGACCGCCACTGGTCCGGTGGTGGTGATAAAAGGTGGCGGGATCATGATCACGGCCGGCGGAGATGA
- the LOC135583020 gene encoding uncharacterized protein LOC135583020 isoform X1: MDAAEMQYINEHAAETVYDQFASPDSPGRYGIYDEPLILPRIGYEYQVEIPELATTDSQCILVESRLTSTSCMLSVGNHVGVGLGIPITWVHHVGNATKDQQKEISCSNISSIGGGSVEYTNTEKGHADAIYSKMTEFQEESSLYHTKLLNLACKDECTDLANCRNKPDGSTSKKSINLESKMDSGVPLLQLSKAKGYRALPGTPSSSWSHNETQCFLLGLYIFGKNLVQVEKFIECKKMGDILSYYYGKFYRSDAYNRWSRCRKVKSRRCILGHRIFTGWRQQELLARVLSKIAKEIQDTLLEATNIFNEGRASLEEFVCTLKRTVGMPVLVEAIGIGKEKHDLTGNILDPVRSNQSSSIRPEIPVGTACSSLTSGDIVKFLTGDFRLSKAKSNDLFWEAVWPRLLARGWHSEQPRDISFVASKHSLVFLIPGIKKFSRKKLVKGNHYFDSVSDVLNKVASDPTLLELEAEGATGSSTTKDEDECAMDAKSDQNGLLDHQQHCFLRPRVPICNSEFMKFTIVDTSLVHGEEPFKVRELRTLPIDAISNYGPSIHTGEITSDGSEDSEDSSSDDQGDSDPDSSNNKKLKVSRKCIVGKAMQSAPSENVIAFSSTTLPTNGHILKDQCADQLNEKLPLKNMKCKFNRRAKSGQRSYLAPMAKRRRLTACEYQRTGRNAYSFSKGHQLMEEGAQLKLGAQEASGKTVAGPDPFCGKFYPDFPIYISPDKVDKCISKERCCSSTATTSKATSSDGMPQSRTLINLNLVPNVPLDYETGEQSDSEVADSQHDLNLEEAVKLSETKQQHDGSEAMENFTGTLGDQKPSVNSRRQSTRNRPPTTKALEALACGFLGTKRKGRDTRALLKGNIANRSSRRVHKTAEAPAPAPPANTNSSEFGLSSATSDDWYTGNTHNISMSSESCLQPDGKGTHDLLGVPVHEYFPVSNKNLDWQN; encoded by the exons AGTACCAGCTGCATGCTTTCTGTTGGCAATCATGTCGGAGTAGGATTAGGCATTCCAATTACCTGGGTTCACCATGTAGGCAATGCTACCAAAGACCAACAGAAAGAAATTTCTTGTTCCAACATTAGTTCTATTGGAGGTGGGTCAGTGGAGTATACAAACACTGAAAAAGGCCATGCCGATGCTATATACAGTAAAATGACTGAATTTCAAGAAGAAAGTTCTTTGTATCATACAAAGCTTCTAAACCTCGCATGTAAAGATGAATGCACTGACCTAGCAAATTGTCGCAACAAACCTGATGGATCTACAAGCAAGAAAAGCATTAACTTAGAGAGTAAGATGGATAGTGGTGTTCCTCTGCTGCAACTTAGCAAAGCTAAAGGTTACAGAGCGTTGCCTGGTACACCATCTTCCTCATGGAGTCACAATGAGACACAATGTTTTCTTCTAGGTCTTTACATTTTTGGAAAGAATCTTGTTCAAGTGGAAAAGTTTATTGAGTGTAAGAAGATGGGGGATATACTTTCCTATTATTATGGAAAGTTCTACAGATCTGATGCGTATAATAGATGGTCAAGATGCAGAAAAGTAAAGAGCAGGAGGTGCATTCTTGGACACCGCATATTTACCGGATGGAGACAACAGGAACTCTTGGCACGTGTGCTATCTAAAATAGCAAAAGAAATCCAAGACACTTTGTTGGAG GCTACAAATATATTTAATGAAGGCAGAGCTTCTTTGGAGGAATTTGTTTGTACTTTAAAGAGAACAGTTGGTATGCCAGTGTTGGTTGAAGCCATTGGAATTGGTAAAGAAAAGCATGACCTCACTGGCAATATTTTGGATCCAGTTAGATCAAATCAGTCATCCTCCATTCGCCCTGAGATACCAGTTGGCACAGCATGTTCGTCTCTTACTTCTGGAGATATCGTCAAGTTTTTAACAGGTGATTTTAGGTTAAGCAAGGCAAAGTCAAATGATCTCTTTTGGGAAGCTGTTTGGCCTCGTCTGCTAGCCAGGGGGTGGCATTCGGAGCAACCGAGAGATATTAGTTTTGTTGCATCCAAACATTCACTAGTGTTTCTTATCCCTGGTATAAAGAAATTCTCAAGAAAAAAGCTTGTGAAAGGAAATCACTACTTTGATTCTGTTAGTGATGTCCTAAATAAAGTAGCATCAGACCCCACACTCCTTGAATTAGAGGCTGAAGGAGCCACAGGAAGCAGCACCACTAAAGATGAGGATGAGTGTGCCATGGATGCTAAATCAGACCAAAATGGTCTGCTTGATCATCAACAACACTGTTTTCTTCGCCCTAGGGTTCCAATTTGTAATTCTGAATTTATGAAGTTCACTATTGTGGATACCAGTTTGGTCCATGGTGAAGAACCTTTCAAGGTGAGAGAACTTAGGACTCTACCCATTGATGCCATTAGTAATTATGGCCCTTCGATTCATACAGGAGAAATAACAAGTGATGGTTCAGAAGATTCAGAAGATAGCTCATCAGATGATCAAGGAGATTCTGATCCAGATTCATCTAACAACAAGAAGCTTAAGGTAAGCAGAAAGTGCATCGTCGGCAAGGCAATGCAGTCTGCTCCATCTGAGAATGTGATTGCTTTTTCAAGTACTACATTACCAACAAATGGACATATTTTAAAAGATCAATGTGCCGATCAGCTAAATGAAAAGCTGCCATTAAAGAATATGAAGTGTAAATTCAACCGCAGGGCAAAATCTGGTCAGCGGTCTTATTTAGCACCTATGGCAAAACGAAGAAGATTAACTGCCTGTGAGTATCAACGAACTGGTCGCAATGCTTACTCCTTTTCAAAAGGCCATCAACTAATGGAGGAAGGAGCTCAGCTCAAGTTGGGTGCACAGGAAGCAAGTGGTAAAACTGTTGCAGGGCCTGACCCTTTTTGTGGGAAATTCTATCCCGACTTTCCAATTTATATTAGTCCAGATAAGGTAGACAAGTGCATATCCAAGGAACGATGTTGCAGTAGTACAGCTACTACATCTAAGGCAACTTCCTCTGATGGAATGCCTCAATCACGAACTTTGATCAATCTCAATTTAGTACCAAATGTTCCCCTAGATTATGAGACTGGTGAGCAATCTGACTCGGAGGTGGCGGACAGTCAgcatgatttgaatttggaggaaGCTGTAAAGTTGTCAGAAACGAAACAGCAGCATGATGGTTCTGAGGCAATGGAGAACTTTACTGGAACACTTGGTGATCAAAAGCCTTCTGTCAACTCCAGGAGGCAAAGCACCAGGAACCGTCCTCCAACCACCAAAGCTTTAGAAGCTCTTGCATGTGGGTTTCTTGGGACGAAGCGGAAGGGAAGGGATACAAGGGCCCTACTGAAAGGTAATATTGCAAACAGGTCTTCTCGTCGTGTGCATAAGACTGCTGAAGCCCCAGCCCCAGCTCCCCCAGCTAATACTAATAGTTCTGAATTTGGACTTTCGAGTGCCACTAGTGATGACTGGTACACAGGCAATACTCACAATATAAGTATGTCAAGTGAGTCCTGTCTTCAGCCTGATGGTAAAGGGACACATGACTTGCTTGGGGTTCCTGTGCATGAGTACTTCCCTGTCTCAAATAAGAATCTCGATTGGCAGAACTAA
- the LOC135583020 gene encoding uncharacterized protein LOC135583020 isoform X2: MMDAAEMQYINEHAAETVYDQFASPDSPGRYGIYDEPLILPRIGYEYQVEIPELATTDSQCILVESRLTSTSCMLSVGNHVGVGLGIPITWVHHVGNATKDQQKEISCSNISSIGGGSVEYTNTEKGHADAIYSKMTEFQEESSLYHTKLLNLACKDECTDLANCRNKPDGSTSKKSINLESKMDSGVPLLQLSKAKGYRALPGTPSSSWSHNETQCFLLGLYIFGKNLVQVEKFIECKKMGDILSYYYGKFYRSDAYNRWSRCRKVKSRRCILGHRIFTGWRQQELLARVLSKIAKEIQDTLLEATNIFNEGRASLEEFVCTLKRTVGMPVLVEAIGIGKEKHDLTGNILDPVRSNQSSSIRPEIPVGTACSSLTSGDIVKFLTGDFRLSKAKSNDLFWEAVWPRLLARGWHSEQPRDISFVASKHSLVFLIPGIKKFSRKKLVKGNHYFDSVSDVLNKVASDPTLLELEAEGATGSSTTKDEDECAMDAKSDQNGLLDHQQHCFLRPRVPICNSEFMKFTIVDTSLVHGEEPFKVRELRTLPIDAISNYGPSIHTGEITSDGSEDSEDSSSDDQGDSDPDSSNNKKLKVSRKCIVGKAMQSAPSENVIAFSSTTLPTNGHILKDQCADQLNEKLPLKNMKCKFNRRAKSGQRSYLAPMAKRRRLTACEYQRTGRNAYSFSKGHQLMEEGAQLKLGAQEASGKTVAGPDPFCGKFYPDFPIYISPDKVDKCISKERCCSSTATTSKATSSDGMPQSRTLINLNLVPNVPLDYETGEQSDSEVADSQHDLNLEEAVKLSETKQQHDGSEAMENFTGTLGDQKPSVNSRRQSTRNRPPTTKALEALACGFLGTKRKGRDTRALLKGNIANRSSRRVHKTAEAPAPAPPANTNSSEFGLSSATSDDWYTGNTHNISMSSESCLQPDGKGTHDLLGVPVHEYFPVSNKNLDWQN; the protein is encoded by the exons AGTACCAGCTGCATGCTTTCTGTTGGCAATCATGTCGGAGTAGGATTAGGCATTCCAATTACCTGGGTTCACCATGTAGGCAATGCTACCAAAGACCAACAGAAAGAAATTTCTTGTTCCAACATTAGTTCTATTGGAGGTGGGTCAGTGGAGTATACAAACACTGAAAAAGGCCATGCCGATGCTATATACAGTAAAATGACTGAATTTCAAGAAGAAAGTTCTTTGTATCATACAAAGCTTCTAAACCTCGCATGTAAAGATGAATGCACTGACCTAGCAAATTGTCGCAACAAACCTGATGGATCTACAAGCAAGAAAAGCATTAACTTAGAGAGTAAGATGGATAGTGGTGTTCCTCTGCTGCAACTTAGCAAAGCTAAAGGTTACAGAGCGTTGCCTGGTACACCATCTTCCTCATGGAGTCACAATGAGACACAATGTTTTCTTCTAGGTCTTTACATTTTTGGAAAGAATCTTGTTCAAGTGGAAAAGTTTATTGAGTGTAAGAAGATGGGGGATATACTTTCCTATTATTATGGAAAGTTCTACAGATCTGATGCGTATAATAGATGGTCAAGATGCAGAAAAGTAAAGAGCAGGAGGTGCATTCTTGGACACCGCATATTTACCGGATGGAGACAACAGGAACTCTTGGCACGTGTGCTATCTAAAATAGCAAAAGAAATCCAAGACACTTTGTTGGAG GCTACAAATATATTTAATGAAGGCAGAGCTTCTTTGGAGGAATTTGTTTGTACTTTAAAGAGAACAGTTGGTATGCCAGTGTTGGTTGAAGCCATTGGAATTGGTAAAGAAAAGCATGACCTCACTGGCAATATTTTGGATCCAGTTAGATCAAATCAGTCATCCTCCATTCGCCCTGAGATACCAGTTGGCACAGCATGTTCGTCTCTTACTTCTGGAGATATCGTCAAGTTTTTAACAGGTGATTTTAGGTTAAGCAAGGCAAAGTCAAATGATCTCTTTTGGGAAGCTGTTTGGCCTCGTCTGCTAGCCAGGGGGTGGCATTCGGAGCAACCGAGAGATATTAGTTTTGTTGCATCCAAACATTCACTAGTGTTTCTTATCCCTGGTATAAAGAAATTCTCAAGAAAAAAGCTTGTGAAAGGAAATCACTACTTTGATTCTGTTAGTGATGTCCTAAATAAAGTAGCATCAGACCCCACACTCCTTGAATTAGAGGCTGAAGGAGCCACAGGAAGCAGCACCACTAAAGATGAGGATGAGTGTGCCATGGATGCTAAATCAGACCAAAATGGTCTGCTTGATCATCAACAACACTGTTTTCTTCGCCCTAGGGTTCCAATTTGTAATTCTGAATTTATGAAGTTCACTATTGTGGATACCAGTTTGGTCCATGGTGAAGAACCTTTCAAGGTGAGAGAACTTAGGACTCTACCCATTGATGCCATTAGTAATTATGGCCCTTCGATTCATACAGGAGAAATAACAAGTGATGGTTCAGAAGATTCAGAAGATAGCTCATCAGATGATCAAGGAGATTCTGATCCAGATTCATCTAACAACAAGAAGCTTAAGGTAAGCAGAAAGTGCATCGTCGGCAAGGCAATGCAGTCTGCTCCATCTGAGAATGTGATTGCTTTTTCAAGTACTACATTACCAACAAATGGACATATTTTAAAAGATCAATGTGCCGATCAGCTAAATGAAAAGCTGCCATTAAAGAATATGAAGTGTAAATTCAACCGCAGGGCAAAATCTGGTCAGCGGTCTTATTTAGCACCTATGGCAAAACGAAGAAGATTAACTGCCTGTGAGTATCAACGAACTGGTCGCAATGCTTACTCCTTTTCAAAAGGCCATCAACTAATGGAGGAAGGAGCTCAGCTCAAGTTGGGTGCACAGGAAGCAAGTGGTAAAACTGTTGCAGGGCCTGACCCTTTTTGTGGGAAATTCTATCCCGACTTTCCAATTTATATTAGTCCAGATAAGGTAGACAAGTGCATATCCAAGGAACGATGTTGCAGTAGTACAGCTACTACATCTAAGGCAACTTCCTCTGATGGAATGCCTCAATCACGAACTTTGATCAATCTCAATTTAGTACCAAATGTTCCCCTAGATTATGAGACTGGTGAGCAATCTGACTCGGAGGTGGCGGACAGTCAgcatgatttgaatttggaggaaGCTGTAAAGTTGTCAGAAACGAAACAGCAGCATGATGGTTCTGAGGCAATGGAGAACTTTACTGGAACACTTGGTGATCAAAAGCCTTCTGTCAACTCCAGGAGGCAAAGCACCAGGAACCGTCCTCCAACCACCAAAGCTTTAGAAGCTCTTGCATGTGGGTTTCTTGGGACGAAGCGGAAGGGAAGGGATACAAGGGCCCTACTGAAAGGTAATATTGCAAACAGGTCTTCTCGTCGTGTGCATAAGACTGCTGAAGCCCCAGCCCCAGCTCCCCCAGCTAATACTAATAGTTCTGAATTTGGACTTTCGAGTGCCACTAGTGATGACTGGTACACAGGCAATACTCACAATATAAGTATGTCAAGTGAGTCCTGTCTTCAGCCTGATGGTAAAGGGACACATGACTTGCTTGGGGTTCCTGTGCATGAGTACTTCCCTGTCTCAAATAAGAATCTCGATTGGCAGAACTAA